In Acanthochromis polyacanthus isolate Apoly-LR-REF ecotype Palm Island chromosome 18, KAUST_Apoly_ChrSc, whole genome shotgun sequence, the following proteins share a genomic window:
- the ccnb1 gene encoding G2/mitotic-specific cyclin-B1, with translation MALRVTRNRLASTRTELAGKACSVAGPTQKPRAALGEIGNIAANKEVQKKNVKTEATKKPKVTAKVEKAGPPKPTVVPVKPEPEVQVVPEPASPTPMETSGCEPAELCQAFSDVMLHTAIRDVDADDHDNPMLCSDYVKDIYKYLRELEIEQNVRPTYLKGQEVTGNMRAILIDWLVQVNLKFRLLQETMYMTVGIIDRFLQDHPVPKKQLQLVGVTAMFLASKYEEMYPPEISDFAYVTDKAYTTAQIRDMEMTILRVLNFKLGRPLPLQFLRRASKIYEVTAEQHTLAKYLLELTMVDYEMAHFPPSLMASAALALTLKVLDAGEWDATLQHYMDYTAESLIPVMAHIAKNVVRVNDGLTKHMAIKGKYSTSKQMRIATISQLKSSVVKDLAKQLTQ, from the exons ATGGCTCTTCGAGTGACTAGA AACCGATTGGCTTCTACCAGGACTGAGCTGGCCGGAAAGGCCTGCTCGGTGGCTGGGCCCACACAGAAGCCTCGGGCGGCCTTGGGAGAAATTGGAAACATCGCGGCAAATAAAGAAGTACAGAAAAAG AATGTCAAGACCGAAGCTACCAAGAAGCCCAAAGTCACCGCTAAAGTTGAGAAAGCCGGACCGCCAAAACCTACCGTGGTTCCTGTTAAACCGGAGCCTGAGGTGCAG GTTGTGCCTGAACCAGCATCACCCACCCCGATGGAGACTTCTGGCTGTGAGCCTGCTGAGCTCTGTCAGGCGTTTTCAGATGTCATGCTTCACACTGCCATTAGGGATGTAGATGCAGATGATCACGACAACCCGATGCTCTGCAGCGACTACGTGAAGGACATCTACAAGTATCTCCGTGAGCTTGAG ATTGAGCAGAACGTCAGACCCACTTATCTGAAGGGTCAGGAGGTGACTGGAAACATGCGAGCCATCCTCATCGACTGGCTGGTGCAGGTGAACCTGAAGTTCCGTCTGCTACAGGAGACCATGTACATGACAGTAGGGATCATCGACCGCTTTCTTCAG GACCACCCAGTCCCCaagaagcagctgcagctggttgGTGTGACGGCCATGTTCCTCGCCTCAAAGTACGAGGAGATGTATCCCCCAGAGATCTCTGACTTCGCCTATGTGACCGACAAGGCCTACACCACCGCCCAGATCCGAGACATGGAGATGACCATTCTGCGGGTGCTGAACTTCAAACTGGGCCGTCCTCTTCCCCTGCAGTTCCTCAGACGGGCCTCAAAGATTTATGAG GTTACCGCTGAGCAACACACCCTGGCAAAGTACCTCCTGGAGCTCACCATGGTCGACTATGAGATGGCTCATTTCCCACCTTCCCTGATGGCGAGTGCCGCTTTGGCGCTTACGCTCAAGGTTTTGGATGCCGGCGAATGG GATGCCACACTGCAGCACTACATGGACTACACAGCAGAGAGTTTGATTCCTGTTATGGCTCACATTGCCAAGAATGTTGTCAGAGTGAATGATGGTCTGACTAAGCACATG
- the zfand5b gene encoding AN1-type zinc finger protein 5b isoform X1 encodes MDGYFWTVGGSRSKNKTGRSAHQVADKAMAQETNQSPVPMLCATGCGFYGNPRTNGMCSVCHKEHLSRQNNGGVGSLSAVGGSSSPTSEASAIQRLEATLNNAAAAAVAAAEVAAEAAAASADAAAVTEALSGISTAISVTQQMTEMSLSSEEKEASGSKAELAEPVVTQPTVSTPHPSTAGSEESKSPEPPKPKKNRCFMCRKKVGFTGFDCRCGNLFCGLHRYSDKHNCPYDYKAEAAAKIRKENPVVVADKIQRI; translated from the exons atggacggatatttttggactgtgggaggaagccggagcaaaaataaaacaggcag GTCAGCTCACCAGGTTGCAGACAAAGCTATGGCCCAGGAGACCAATCAGAGCCCGGTTCCTATGCTCTGTGCCACCGGCTGTGGTTTCTATGGCAACCCCAGGACTAATGGCATGTGCTCTGTGTGCCACAAGGAGCACCTATCGAGACAGAACAATGGAGGAGTCGGTTCTCTGAGCGCCGTGG gcggcagcagcagccccACATCTGAGGCTTCTGCCATCCAGAGGTTAGAGGCCACGCTGAACAATGCCGCGGCCGCTGCAGTCGCTGCTGCAGAGGTGGCAGCTGAGGCCGCCGCCGCCTCGGCCGACGCTGCTGCCGTCACCGAGGCTCTCAG TGGAATTTCAACTGCCATATCAGTAACACAGCAGATGACAGAGATGAGTCTGTCCTCTGAGGAGAAAGAAGCATCAGGAAGCAAAGCAGAGCTCGCAGAGCCAG TGGTGACTCAGCCCACCGTCTCGACCCCTCACCCCTCCACTGCTGGCAGTGAAGAGTCCAAATCCCCAGAGCCCCCGAAGCCCAAGAAGAACCGCTGCTTCATGTGTCGCAAGAAGGTTGGCTTTACAG GTTTCGACTGCCGCTGTGGGAATCTGTTCTGTGGACTCCACCGTTACTCCGATAAGCACAACTGTCCGTACGACTACAAAGCCGAAGCTGCCGCCAAGATCCGCAAAGAGAACCCCGTCGTGGTGGCCGACAAGATCCAGAGAATATGA
- the zfand5b gene encoding AN1-type zinc finger protein 5b isoform X2 produces the protein MAQETNQSPVPMLCATGCGFYGNPRTNGMCSVCHKEHLSRQNNGGVGSLSAVGGSSSPTSEASAIQRLEATLNNAAAAAVAAAEVAAEAAAASADAAAVTEALSGISTAISVTQQMTEMSLSSEEKEASGSKAELAEPVVTQPTVSTPHPSTAGSEESKSPEPPKPKKNRCFMCRKKVGFTGFDCRCGNLFCGLHRYSDKHNCPYDYKAEAAAKIRKENPVVVADKIQRI, from the exons ATGGCCCAGGAGACCAATCAGAGCCCGGTTCCTATGCTCTGTGCCACCGGCTGTGGTTTCTATGGCAACCCCAGGACTAATGGCATGTGCTCTGTGTGCCACAAGGAGCACCTATCGAGACAGAACAATGGAGGAGTCGGTTCTCTGAGCGCCGTGG gcggcagcagcagccccACATCTGAGGCTTCTGCCATCCAGAGGTTAGAGGCCACGCTGAACAATGCCGCGGCCGCTGCAGTCGCTGCTGCAGAGGTGGCAGCTGAGGCCGCCGCCGCCTCGGCCGACGCTGCTGCCGTCACCGAGGCTCTCAG TGGAATTTCAACTGCCATATCAGTAACACAGCAGATGACAGAGATGAGTCTGTCCTCTGAGGAGAAAGAAGCATCAGGAAGCAAAGCAGAGCTCGCAGAGCCAG TGGTGACTCAGCCCACCGTCTCGACCCCTCACCCCTCCACTGCTGGCAGTGAAGAGTCCAAATCCCCAGAGCCCCCGAAGCCCAAGAAGAACCGCTGCTTCATGTGTCGCAAGAAGGTTGGCTTTACAG GTTTCGACTGCCGCTGTGGGAATCTGTTCTGTGGACTCCACCGTTACTCCGATAAGCACAACTGTCCGTACGACTACAAAGCCGAAGCTGCCGCCAAGATCCGCAAAGAGAACCCCGTCGTGGTGGCCGACAAGATCCAGAGAATATGA